The following nucleotide sequence is from Lacinutrix sp. Hel_I_90.
CGCTACAGATTTAGTAGACTTACAAGGCAATGTTATCGTCGCCTCTTCTGAAAAAGATTCTTTATTTGCAGAGCAATTGTACTTTGACCAAAACAAGCAATGGTTATTTACCAATTTACCTGTGACTTATAAATCTAAAGACTACCTCACTAAAGGGAGTGGTTTTGATTCGGATAGGGATTTTAAAAAGGCCGAAGTTCTTGAAATTAGTGGTCTTTTTGCGGTTCAGGAAGATTAGAGAACTATTGGTTTAGCTTCTGTATTATTTTTTATATATCTTTACAGCACAAATCATTTTACATGTTAAAATATTTAAAGATCTTTCAATACATCTACCTTGTAGCAGGTGTGTTTTTTTTATACGATGCCATAGTGACTTGGAATAGCGATAGAAATCACGCCTATCTATCTTTGTTTCTATGCATTTTAGCCGCTTTTATGTTTTTCTTTAGGAGGCGTTTTCATAAAAAATATGAAGACAAAAACAAAAAACAATAGATGTCTATAACGGCAATTATCGTTATTATAGTATCCTTACTATTATCTGCTTTCTTTTCAGGAATGGAAATAGCGTATGTTTCTGCTAATAAAATTCACATTGAAATTGAAAAGAAGCAAGGCGATTTTTTAGCCAAAATTTTGTCTAGGTTAACCGCAAAACCCTCAAAATTTATTGCCACAATGCTTATTGGCAATAACATAGCCCTGGTGATCTATGGTTTTTTTATGGGAGATTTACTCATGAATTGGTTTAAAACAATAGTGCCTACGGGATTTGGTTTTATAGATGTTTTATTTACCGATTTTGATTTACTCTCACAAACGATCATTTCGACCTTAGTGATTTTATTTACTGCGGAATTCCTGCCTAAAGTATTCTTTCAAATTTATAGTAACACATTTATAAAGATATTTGCCTTTCCTGCCTATGTGTTTTATTTAGCATTTTGGCATATATCATGGTTTGTGCTTTGGATTTCAGACTTTGTACTGAAGCGTTTTTTTAAAACAGAAGGTGATCAGGTACAACTCGCGTTTACTAAAGTAGAATTGGGAAATTACATTAGTGAACAAATGGAATCTATTGAGTCACACGATGATATTGATACCGAGATTCAAATTTTTCAGAATGCGCTAGAGTTTGCAGAGGTCAAAGCGAGAGAGGTCATGATTCCGCGAACAGAAATAGTGGCTTTAGAACTTAATGATTCTGTAGCTAACCTAAGTGCGTTGTTTACAGAAACAGGGATGTCAAAAATATTGATTTATAAAGAAACTATAGATGATATTGTAGGTTATGCGCACGCTTTCGAACTGTTTAAAACTCCAAAAACCATCAAATCGATGATTTTGCCTGTTGAGTTTGTGCCCGAGACCATGCTGGCAAATGATATTCTAAACGCACTTATTAAAAAACGTAAAAGTATTGCTGTAGTTTTAGATGAGTACGGCGGAACTTCTGGTATAATGACGGTTGAAGATATTGTTG
It contains:
- a CDS encoding hemolysin family protein, encoding MSITAIIVIIVSLLLSAFFSGMEIAYVSANKIHIEIEKKQGDFLAKILSRLTAKPSKFIATMLIGNNIALVIYGFFMGDLLMNWFKTIVPTGFGFIDVLFTDFDLLSQTIISTLVILFTAEFLPKVFFQIYSNTFIKIFAFPAYVFYLAFWHISWFVLWISDFVLKRFFKTEGDQVQLAFTKVELGNYISEQMESIESHDDIDTEIQIFQNALEFAEVKAREVMIPRTEIVALELNDSVANLSALFTETGMSKILIYKETIDDIVGYAHAFELFKTPKTIKSMILPVEFVPETMLANDILNALIKKRKSIAVVLDEYGGTSGIMTVEDIVEELFGEIHDEHDTVILIEERVDEENYTFSARLEVDYINETYKLNLPEGENYETLGGMIVDFTEEIPQQNEIVIMDKFQFKILEVSNTKIDLVSLKIKTDD